A stretch of Dermochelys coriacea isolate rDerCor1 chromosome 6, rDerCor1.pri.v4, whole genome shotgun sequence DNA encodes these proteins:
- the CHURC1 gene encoding protein Churchill: MCGGCVETEYPSRGNTCLENGSFLLNYVGCVECNKRDFVLIANRATEEEDGEEIITYDHVCKNCHHMIARHEYTFSVVDDYQEYTMLCLLCGRAEDSISILPDDPRQAAPLF, encoded by the exons aTGTGCGGGGGCTGCGTGGAGACCGAGTACCCGTCCCGG GGGAACACCTGCCTGGAGAACGGATCTTTCCTGCTCAACTACGTGGGGTGTGTGGAGTGCAACAAGAGGGACTTTGTGCTGATTGCAAACAGAGCCacggaggaggaggatggagaagaAATCATCACTTATGACC ATGTGTGTAAGAACTGTCATCACATGATAGCCAGGCACGAATATACATTCAGCGTGGTGGACGATTACCAG GAGTACACCATGCTGtgcctgctctgtggcagggccGAGGACTCCATCAGCATCCTGCCCGATGACCCTCGCCAGGCCGCCCCCTTGTTCTGA
- the GPX2 gene encoding glutathione peroxidase 2 produces MAHIAKSFYDLSATDIHGEKVDFNNFRGRVVLIENVASLUGTTVRDYTQLNQLQARYLRRLVVLGFPCNQFGYQENCTNEEILNSLKYVRPGAGFEPNFTLFQKCQVNGQDVHPVFAYLKAHLPTPADEPSAFMGDPKFVVWSPVRRNDLSWNFEKFLVGPEGEPFKRYSPKFQTIAIEPDIQRLLKLAK; encoded by the exons ATGGCTCACATTGCCAAGTCCTTCTACGACCTCAGCGCCACTGACATCCACGGGGAGAAAGTGGATTTCAACAACTTCCGAGGCCGGGTGGTTTTGATTGAGAACGTGGCATCCCTCTGAGGCACGACGGTGCGGGATTACACCCAGCTCAACCAGCTGCAGGCCCGGTACCTGCGGCGGCTGGTCGTGCTGGGCTTCCCTTGCAACCAGTTTGGCTACCAG GAGAACTGCACCAACGAGGAGATCCTCAACAGCCTGAAGTACGTGCGCCCTGGGGCCGGCTTCGAGCCCAACTTCACCCTCTTCCAGAAATGCCAGGTGAACGGGCAGGACGTGCACCCCGTCTTCGCCTACCTGAAGGCCCACCTGCCCACCCCGGCCGACGAGCCCTCCGCCTTCATGGGCGACCCCAAGTTCGTCGTGTGGAGCCCGGTGCGCCGCAACGACCTCTCCTGGAACTTCGAGAAGTTCCTGGTGGGGCCCGAGGGGGAGCCCTTCAAACGCTACAGCCCCAAGTTCCAGACCATTGCCATCGAGCCCGACATCCAGCGCCTCCTCAAGCTAGCCAAATAG